In bacterium, the following proteins share a genomic window:
- a CDS encoding iron-sulfur cluster-binding domain-containing protein has product MSPEDRTAHPVRIARIRSETADAVTAIFDDPDQVIGGSAGWYVIVRVMLDGEEHRRAFSLSSTPELAQPPAITVKSHPGGLVSRHLVERAREGDVVEVEPAAAGGFDMRISTARRRTLYCFAAGSGIAPIVGIIRGVLALEGGSVVHLLYGNRAPRDAIAAGELATMAADYADRFRLSRLFSGRGERIDHRAVDQFLTSRPPTTADVWYLVCGPPGMNRTVEARLRSLGAPDDRLLVEHYQPPHRDGAPTPYDGALVRLEDQDRGGRATAGDVLLDALGGPSSPLHYACRSGVCGTCRALVVGGEVDPGVPFALAEAEQAAGVVLTCVARPLSAEVVLRLLP; this is encoded by the coding sequence TTGAGTCCGGAGGACCGGACCGCCCATCCCGTTCGCATCGCGCGGATCCGCTCGGAGACCGCCGACGCGGTCACCGCCATCTTTGACGATCCGGATCAGGTGATCGGGGGATCGGCAGGCTGGTACGTGATCGTCCGCGTCATGTTGGACGGGGAGGAGCACCGCCGGGCATTCTCGCTCAGTTCCACACCGGAGCTGGCCCAGCCGCCGGCCATAACCGTGAAGAGCCACCCTGGCGGCCTGGTGTCGAGGCACCTGGTCGAACGCGCCCGGGAAGGAGACGTCGTGGAGGTGGAGCCGGCCGCCGCCGGGGGCTTCGACATGCGGATCAGCACTGCGAGGCGCCGCACTCTCTACTGTTTCGCGGCCGGTAGTGGCATCGCGCCGATCGTGGGCATCATCCGGGGTGTCCTTGCGTTGGAGGGGGGTTCGGTGGTGCATCTCCTCTACGGCAACCGGGCGCCGCGGGATGCCATTGCCGCCGGCGAGTTGGCGACCATGGCCGCAGATTACGCCGACCGGTTCCGGCTCTCGCGCCTGTTCAGCGGCCGGGGCGAGCGCATCGACCACCGGGCGGTCGATCAGTTCCTGACGTCCCGACCACCGACCACCGCGGACGTGTGGTACCTGGTGTGCGGCCCGCCCGGCATGAACCGCACCGTCGAGGCCCGGCTCCGGTCGCTCGGGGCGCCTGACGACCGGCTACTCGTGGAGCACTACCAACCACCGCACCGGGACGGGGCGCCCACTCCCTACGACGGCGCCCTGGTACGCCTGGAGGATCAAGACCGCGGAGGGAGGGCTACCGCCGGAGACGTGTTGCTGGACGCACTGGGCGGCCCGTCCTCGCCGCTCCATTACGCCTGTCGCTCCGGGGTGTGTGGCACCTGCCGCGCCCTCGTCGTGGGCGGCGAGGTGGATCCCGGGGTCCCGTTCGCCCTGGCCGAGGCGGAGCAGGCCGCCGGGGTGGTGCTCACCTGCGTGGCCCGGCCCCTCAGCGCCGAGGTGGTGCTGCGCTTGCTGCCCTGA
- a CDS encoding ATP-dependent DNA ligase, whose protein sequence is MAPRNGPTDSPSYGIRPPIKPMMARVRETPPRGEGWVYEPKWDGFRMIAYSGDPPRLDSRNGKTLLRYFPELRPALRRLAPGTVVDGEILMVVADKTEFDMLQMRIHPAESRIIRLAQEYPARLVAFDLLADAGESLLDAPYRIRRERLERVVGTLGTPWHLTPSTGDFDEASRWFHEFEPAGCDGIIAKRARGTYQPGQRAWIKWKHRRDADCVIGGYRIHKEGDRIGSLLLGLYNDEGNLHFIGHTSGLSDQERIDLLPVLEGIRTETSFGGEDTRAPGSENRWTGQRSMEWIPIRPTLVVQISYDHLQGGRFRHATRLERWRPDKNPRDCTMDQLVRPEGMGFSEIVG, encoded by the coding sequence ATGGCACCTCGCAATGGTCCTACCGACTCACCTTCCTATGGGATCCGCCCTCCCATCAAGCCCATGATGGCTCGGGTCAGGGAGACGCCGCCCCGTGGAGAGGGTTGGGTCTACGAACCGAAGTGGGACGGGTTCCGCATGATCGCCTATAGCGGCGACCCGCCCCGCCTGGACTCCCGTAACGGCAAGACCCTGTTGCGCTACTTCCCCGAACTCCGGCCTGCTCTGCGCCGGTTGGCACCGGGGACGGTGGTGGACGGCGAGATCCTCATGGTGGTGGCTGACAAGACCGAGTTCGACATGCTCCAGATGCGCATCCATCCCGCGGAGTCCCGTATCATCCGGCTGGCGCAGGAGTATCCGGCCCGGCTGGTGGCCTTCGACCTGCTGGCCGATGCCGGCGAGAGCCTTCTGGATGCCCCCTACCGCATCCGTCGCGAGCGTTTGGAGAGAGTGGTCGGCACTCTGGGGACGCCCTGGCACCTAACGCCGTCCACCGGAGACTTCGACGAGGCCTCTCGCTGGTTCCACGAGTTCGAGCCGGCCGGATGTGACGGGATCATCGCCAAGCGAGCCCGCGGAACCTACCAGCCCGGCCAGCGGGCATGGATCAAGTGGAAGCACCGCCGCGACGCGGACTGCGTGATAGGCGGCTACCGCATCCACAAGGAGGGCGACCGGATCGGGTCGCTGCTCCTGGGTCTTTACAACGATGAGGGCAATCTGCACTTCATCGGCCACACGTCCGGGCTCTCCGACCAGGAACGCATCGACCTGCTTCCGGTGCTGGAGGGGATCCGCACCGAGACGAGCTTCGGCGGCGAGGACACACGCGCCCCGGGATCCGAGAACCGCTGGACGGGACAGCGTTCGATGGAGTGGATCCCGATCCGGCCCACTCTGGTGGTCCAGATCAGCTACGACCATCTCCAGGGAGGCAGGTTCCGGCATGCCACCCGCCTGGAGCGCTGGCGGCCGGACAAGAACCCCCGGGACTGCACGATGGACCAACTGGTCCGGCCGGAGGGGATGGGATTCTCGGAAATCGTCGGTTGA